In Mycetocola zhujimingii, one DNA window encodes the following:
- a CDS encoding methionine ABC transporter permease, translating to MDKLIDLLPQLGEAAWETLYIVAASLVFGGIAGLVIGLGLYVTRAGSILENRVAFTVINVLVNIFRPIPFIIFIAAIQPLARLVLGTGIGNGALIFAISIGAAFGISRIVEQNLLTVSPGVIEAARAAGASPLYIIRTVLIPEALGPLILGYTFVFIVLVDMSAVGGYIGGGGIGNFAIQYGYRQFNPLVTWAAVLVVILFVQLIQFFGNALARKIMRR from the coding sequence ATGGACAAACTGATTGATCTTCTGCCCCAGCTTGGCGAGGCGGCATGGGAGACGCTCTACATCGTCGCCGCGAGCTTGGTGTTCGGCGGTATCGCCGGCCTCGTGATCGGACTCGGCCTCTACGTCACGCGTGCGGGCTCGATTCTCGAGAACCGGGTCGCGTTCACGGTGATCAACGTCCTCGTCAACATTTTCCGGCCCATCCCGTTCATCATCTTCATTGCGGCCATCCAGCCGCTCGCGCGGCTCGTGCTCGGTACAGGTATCGGCAACGGGGCGCTGATCTTCGCCATTTCCATCGGTGCGGCATTCGGTATCAGCCGCATTGTCGAACAGAACCTGCTCACGGTGTCACCCGGCGTCATTGAGGCCGCGCGTGCTGCAGGGGCCAGCCCGCTGTACATCATCCGGACCGTGCTGATTCCTGAAGCTCTGGGGCCGCTCATCCTCGGCTACACCTTTGTCTTCATCGTGCTCGTCGACATGAGCGCGGTCGGCGGGTACATCGGCGGTGGCGGCATCGGAAACTTCGCCATCCAGTACGGCTACCGGCAGTTCAACCCCCTCGTTACCTGGGCGGCCGTGCTCGTGGTGATCCTCTTCGTTCAGCTCATCCAGTTCTTCGGCAACGCGCTCGCGCGCAAAATCATGCGTCGTTAG
- a CDS encoding methionine ABC transporter ATP-binding protein produces MSIVSMTDVVKSYPPAQKGGAPVVAIDGVSIEVEPGDVYGIIGYSGAGKSTLVRLVNGLEKATSGSIVVNGTEITSLKERSMRAVRGDIGMIFQQFNLFNSKTVAKNVAYPLEVAGRPSAEITERVAEMLRFVGLSDKAKNYPDQLSGGQKQRVGIARALATSPSLLLADEATSALDPETTSEVLSLLDRVNRELGVTIILITHEMDVIRSLATKVAVMDGGRIVERGDVFDVFSSPQNAASARFVSTVVQGIPSPVEVATLRARHDGRIVTFSFRDGNDSQAQVFLDLAAAGIRFELVYGGINDIRGRAFGHLTLALQGDDAALDAALAQIETHSEVTEVR; encoded by the coding sequence GTGAGCATCGTCAGCATGACGGATGTCGTCAAGTCTTATCCGCCGGCCCAGAAGGGCGGCGCGCCCGTCGTCGCCATCGACGGCGTGAGTATCGAGGTCGAACCGGGCGACGTCTACGGGATCATCGGCTACTCGGGAGCGGGGAAGTCCACGCTGGTCCGGCTCGTGAACGGGCTCGAGAAGGCGACGTCAGGAAGCATCGTCGTCAACGGGACCGAGATCACCTCGCTCAAAGAGCGCTCAATGCGGGCGGTTCGCGGCGACATCGGAATGATCTTCCAGCAGTTCAACCTCTTCAACTCCAAGACCGTCGCAAAGAACGTGGCGTACCCGCTCGAGGTTGCTGGCCGCCCGTCGGCCGAGATCACCGAACGCGTGGCGGAGATGCTTCGGTTTGTCGGCTTGAGTGACAAGGCGAAGAATTACCCTGACCAGCTGTCCGGAGGCCAGAAGCAGCGCGTCGGTATTGCGCGCGCTCTCGCGACCTCGCCGTCGTTACTGCTGGCCGACGAAGCGACGAGCGCGCTCGACCCGGAGACGACGAGCGAAGTCCTCTCGCTCCTCGACCGGGTCAACCGCGAACTCGGCGTCACGATCATCCTCATCACCCACGAGATGGACGTCATCCGCTCGCTCGCCACCAAGGTGGCCGTGATGGACGGAGGCCGGATCGTGGAGCGGGGAGATGTCTTCGACGTCTTCTCCTCGCCACAGAACGCCGCATCAGCTCGGTTTGTGTCCACGGTCGTGCAGGGCATCCCGTCACCGGTCGAGGTCGCGACACTCCGCGCTCGCCACGACGGACGGATCGTCACCTTCTCGTTCCGTGACGGCAACGACTCACAAGCGCAGGTCTTCCTCGACCTCGCGGCAGCCGGCATCCGCTTCGAACTCGTCTACGGCGGGATAAACGACATCCGTGGCCGGGCGTTCGGCCACCTGACGCTCGCCCTCCAGGGTGATGACGCCGCGCTTGACGCGGCCCTGGCGCAGATTGAAACCCACTCTGAAGTAACGGAGGTGCGCTGA
- a CDS encoding MetQ/NlpA family ABC transporter substrate-binding protein encodes MKKSPLKSALATLAVLPIAALLAGCAGNAGSADGGSETVKIGVVGASDPYWETYVDAAADEGITVELVDFSDYNQPNPALAEGEVDLNQFQHIIYLADYNEANGQDLVPVGATAIYPLGLYSSQYDSVEDIPDDATVAVPNDPSNLSRALLVLQSADLITLSDGGSIYSTLSDIDEDKSRVTVTELDPTLTATSLPDVAAAIINNDFIVDSGLEATDAIAQDDPSDPNALPYVNIFAARAEDKDNETYQKLVEIYQDTKAVTDGVVENSGGTAVMVKTPVDELVESLESVQKQIAEQG; translated from the coding sequence GTGAAGAAATCACCCCTGAAGAGCGCACTCGCAACCCTGGCCGTTCTGCCCATCGCCGCGCTGCTCGCTGGCTGCGCCGGAAACGCCGGCTCGGCGGACGGCGGCAGCGAGACAGTGAAGATCGGTGTCGTCGGCGCGAGCGACCCGTATTGGGAAACCTACGTCGACGCAGCAGCTGACGAGGGAATCACTGTCGAACTCGTCGATTTCTCCGACTACAACCAGCCCAACCCGGCGCTCGCCGAGGGCGAGGTCGACCTCAACCAGTTCCAGCACATCATCTACCTCGCCGACTACAACGAAGCGAACGGACAGGACCTCGTTCCCGTCGGCGCGACGGCGATCTACCCGCTCGGCCTGTACTCGTCGCAGTACGACTCAGTGGAGGACATCCCGGACGACGCGACAGTCGCCGTTCCGAACGACCCGAGCAATCTCTCGCGAGCGCTCCTCGTGCTGCAGTCGGCCGACCTCATCACCCTCTCCGATGGCGGCAGCATCTACTCGACCCTCTCTGACATCGACGAGGACAAGTCACGCGTCACGGTCACCGAGCTCGACCCGACGCTGACGGCGACGTCGCTTCCCGACGTTGCCGCCGCGATCATCAACAACGACTTCATCGTCGACAGCGGGCTCGAAGCAACCGACGCCATTGCGCAGGATGACCCGTCCGACCCGAACGCACTCCCGTACGTCAACATCTTCGCCGCCCGCGCCGAAGACAAGGACAACGAGACGTACCAGAAGCTCGTCGAGATCTACCAGGACACGAAGGCCGTCACCGACGGCGTGGTCGAGAACTCCGGAGGGACCGCTGTGATGGTGAAGACCCCGGTCGACGAACTCGTCGAGTCGCTGGAGAGCGTCCAGAAACAGATTGCCGAGCAGGGCTAA
- a CDS encoding alpha-N-arabinofuranosidase has protein sequence MTSARITLDRDFTVGDVPHRLFGSFVEHMGRCVYTGIFEPGHPTANESGFRTDVLDLVRELGPTVVRYPGGNFVSGYNWEDGVGPVDQRPRRLDGAWHTLETNQFGLHEFMDWSRLANVEVMQAINLGTRGVDAARELVEYANHPGGTYLSDLRRKNGAEEPFDIRLWCLGNELDGPWQIGHKTPTEYGRLAKEAAKAMRYVDPTIELVAVGSSNSGMPTFGEWEHTVLSHVYDEVDYISLHAYYQEHDGDAASFLASALDMDHFIESVIATADAVRARGRHKKHINLSFDEWNVWYQRGKDTEDQEHRVKESGWREHPRLIEDEYTMTDAVVVGTFLNSLLRHGDRVHIANQAQLVNVIAPIRTEENGPAWRQAIFWPFARMAALARGRILRASVTSDRVETTQYSDADIVDVSATWDEEISRVALFLANRSLDDAAAVEVALHGFRGDRIVRAEVLEAPDGADRHVSNTAADERVVLRPLPGVSITDGGLTLTLPALSWAVVEVTVAKA, from the coding sequence ATGACCTCGGCTCGCATCACCCTCGACCGCGATTTCACAGTCGGAGACGTGCCACACCGGCTTTTCGGATCGTTCGTGGAACACATGGGCAGGTGCGTATACACGGGGATCTTCGAACCGGGCCATCCGACGGCGAATGAGTCGGGGTTCCGCACCGACGTGCTCGACCTCGTCCGCGAACTCGGCCCGACGGTCGTGAGATACCCGGGTGGAAATTTCGTCTCCGGCTACAACTGGGAGGACGGCGTCGGTCCGGTCGATCAACGACCGCGGAGGCTCGACGGCGCGTGGCACACGCTGGAAACGAACCAGTTCGGTCTTCATGAGTTCATGGACTGGTCGAGGCTCGCGAACGTCGAGGTGATGCAGGCGATCAACCTCGGGACCAGGGGAGTGGACGCAGCGCGGGAGCTCGTCGAGTATGCCAACCATCCGGGAGGTACGTACCTGTCCGACCTGCGCAGGAAGAACGGCGCAGAGGAACCATTCGATATCCGACTGTGGTGCCTCGGCAACGAACTCGACGGTCCCTGGCAAATCGGACACAAGACGCCGACAGAGTACGGGCGGCTTGCCAAGGAGGCGGCCAAGGCGATGCGGTACGTCGATCCCACAATCGAACTCGTCGCGGTTGGCAGCTCCAACTCGGGCATGCCCACCTTCGGTGAGTGGGAACACACGGTGCTCAGCCACGTCTACGACGAGGTCGACTACATCTCGCTGCACGCGTACTACCAGGAGCACGACGGCGATGCCGCGAGTTTCCTCGCGTCGGCGCTTGATATGGATCACTTCATCGAATCGGTGATCGCGACCGCGGATGCCGTGCGGGCCAGGGGCAGGCACAAAAAGCACATCAACCTCTCATTTGACGAGTGGAACGTCTGGTACCAGCGCGGCAAAGACACCGAGGACCAGGAGCACCGGGTCAAGGAGTCCGGCTGGCGAGAACACCCGCGCCTGATCGAGGACGAATACACGATGACGGATGCCGTCGTCGTCGGCACGTTCCTCAACTCCCTTCTCCGGCACGGAGACCGGGTGCACATCGCGAACCAGGCCCAACTGGTCAACGTCATCGCGCCGATCCGAACGGAGGAAAACGGACCAGCGTGGCGGCAGGCCATCTTCTGGCCGTTCGCCCGGATGGCGGCGCTCGCGAGGGGACGCATTCTTCGAGCGAGCGTGACGAGCGACAGGGTCGAGACGACCCAGTACTCAGACGCAGACATCGTCGACGTGAGTGCGACGTGGGATGAAGAGATCTCGCGGGTCGCTCTCTTCCTGGCCAACCGCAGCCTCGACGACGCGGCAGCGGTCGAGGTGGCACTCCACGGTTTCCGTGGAGACCGGATTGTGCGGGCTGAGGTCCTCGAGGCGCCCGACGGCGCCGATCGCCATGTCTCGAACACCGCTGCCGATGAACGGGTCGTTCTGCGACCGCTTCCCGGGGTGTCGATCACCGACGGCGGGCTCACCCTCACGCTGCCTGCCCTGAGCTGGGCCGTGGTCGAGGTGACCGTCGCGAAGGCCTGA
- a CDS encoding carbohydrate ABC transporter permease, whose protein sequence is MTTLELPKEARVADPRPKAPRRPGEKPFGVGRIVALVILILMAISWLLPFAWALVTSLKTEADAGATPVSWLAPNGFTLEAYASVLEEGNIPVWAINSLLSSAIITLLTVATSALAAYAFSRLDFTGRKWLFFVVIASIIIPPQVLIIPLFYEMLAFNMVDTYWGLILPQVVAPPMVYILKKFFDQIPIELEDAARVDGATRLRLFWSIVLPLSRPILAAVSIFVFIAAWNNFLWPFIVINDTSLMTLPVGLQTVKSAYGVQYAQNMAMALLAALPLIVIFLFFQRQIIKGIATTGFGGQ, encoded by the coding sequence ATGACCACTCTTGAACTGCCCAAGGAGGCCAGAGTCGCAGACCCGCGGCCCAAGGCGCCGCGTCGCCCCGGCGAGAAGCCCTTTGGTGTTGGCCGGATCGTTGCCCTCGTCATCCTTATTCTCATGGCCATCTCATGGCTCCTTCCCTTTGCGTGGGCCCTCGTCACCTCACTGAAGACAGAAGCGGATGCCGGTGCGACGCCGGTCAGCTGGCTCGCGCCCAACGGATTCACCCTCGAGGCGTACGCGAGCGTGCTCGAGGAAGGAAACATCCCGGTCTGGGCGATCAACAGCCTGCTCAGTTCGGCGATCATCACCCTGCTGACCGTGGCAACGAGCGCACTCGCGGCGTACGCGTTCTCCCGGCTCGACTTCACCGGCCGCAAGTGGCTCTTCTTCGTGGTCATCGCGTCGATCATCATTCCGCCGCAGGTGCTCATCATCCCGCTGTTCTACGAGATGCTCGCGTTCAACATGGTCGACACCTACTGGGGCCTCATCCTGCCGCAGGTCGTCGCTCCACCGATGGTGTACATCCTCAAGAAGTTCTTCGACCAGATCCCGATCGAACTCGAAGACGCCGCACGGGTCGACGGAGCGACCCGCCTCAGGCTCTTCTGGTCGATCGTGTTGCCGTTATCGCGTCCGATCCTCGCGGCCGTCTCGATCTTCGTGTTCATCGCGGCGTGGAACAACTTCCTCTGGCCGTTCATCGTCATCAATGACACGTCTCTGATGACCCTTCCGGTGGGCCTGCAAACGGTGAAGAGCGCATACGGGGTCCAGTACGCGCAGAACATGGCGATGGCGCTTCTCGCGGCCCTCCCGCTCATCGTGATCTTCCTCTTCTTCCAGCGCCAGATCATCAAGGGGATCGCAACGACAGGGTTCGGCGGACAGTAG
- a CDS encoding carbohydrate ABC transporter permease has protein sequence MGDTKNARRRKDNLAGWAFIAPFGVFFVLFLVWPIIYGLYLSFTGTTLTGAGGEFVGFANYAEALADRDMWRAMLNTLWFTVLSTIPLVLVALVMALLVDLGLPGQWLWRLSFFMPFLLASTVVSLIWIWLFNPQLGLINEMLKPFGVEPIAWLQDPQWAMLGVVIATVWWTVGFNFLLYLAALQNIPEQQYEAAALDGAGKWRQLFSITIPQLAPTTGLIVILQVLASLKVFDQIFQMTQGGPAGTTRSAVVYIFDLGFTGYRFGYSAAVSFIFFAVIILVSLVQLRITSRKGARS, from the coding sequence CTGGGCGACACGAAGAATGCGCGAAGGCGTAAAGACAATCTTGCCGGGTGGGCGTTCATCGCCCCGTTCGGAGTGTTCTTCGTTCTCTTCCTCGTCTGGCCGATCATCTACGGCCTCTACCTCAGTTTCACCGGAACCACCCTCACCGGTGCCGGCGGTGAGTTCGTCGGATTCGCCAATTACGCTGAGGCGCTTGCTGACCGTGACATGTGGCGCGCCATGCTCAACACGCTGTGGTTCACCGTCCTCTCCACGATTCCGCTTGTCCTCGTCGCGCTCGTCATGGCGCTGCTCGTTGACCTCGGCCTGCCGGGCCAGTGGTTGTGGCGGCTCTCCTTCTTCATGCCGTTCCTCCTCGCGTCGACCGTCGTCTCGTTGATCTGGATCTGGCTCTTCAACCCTCAGCTCGGGCTGATCAATGAAATGCTGAAGCCGTTCGGTGTCGAGCCGATTGCCTGGCTTCAGGATCCGCAGTGGGCGATGCTCGGGGTGGTGATCGCCACGGTCTGGTGGACCGTCGGCTTCAACTTCCTGCTGTACCTCGCCGCCCTGCAGAACATTCCCGAGCAGCAATACGAGGCGGCAGCGCTTGACGGGGCGGGGAAGTGGAGGCAGCTCTTCTCCATCACCATCCCGCAACTCGCGCCGACAACAGGACTCATCGTCATCCTCCAGGTCCTCGCGTCGCTGAAGGTGTTCGATCAGATCTTCCAGATGACCCAGGGTGGCCCCGCAGGCACGACCCGCTCGGCGGTCGTCTACATCTTTGACCTCGGCTTCACGGGCTACCGGTTCGGATACTCCGCCGCTGTGTCCTTCATCTTCTTCGCTGTGATCATCCTGGTGTCGCTGGTCCAGCTGAGAATCACGTCTCGAAAGGGAGCGCGGTCATGA
- a CDS encoding extracellular solute-binding protein — protein sequence MPGNEFPSIPSLSRRSVLLGGAAALGGAALLPGLSGCAPAGGAESYPLKFWHLLSGGDGIVMAGLVDAANGANPEFYAAQTVLAWGTPYYTKLAMASVGGRAPDVAIMHASRLPGYAPGGLLDPWDTELLAEFGVTEDNFPPRVWEKGIIDGKLYSVALDAHPFILMYNTEIAEQAGALGPDGQLVEITSPEQFLEVARAMQAVTGKHGLSYGYLGDGAQMWRLFYTFYKQLGADMVLENGQEAQIDEEAAVTSLSFIQQLLDGTIATKSGDYASAVAEFVNGESGMFFTGVWELPTAQNAGFAFDAQPIPTLFGTPAAYADSHAFVLPHQSTPDENKRREVYRFVSELFKGSIDWAGAGHIPGYLPVIDSAEYADLMPQAHYAAAAEVLNYDPPAWFTGSGSDFQTYFAENVQGVFLSGGDPAEGIRGFARRLNTLLAKPNPVAGS from the coding sequence ATGCCAGGCAACGAATTTCCATCGATTCCCTCTCTCTCCCGCCGGTCGGTCCTGCTTGGCGGTGCGGCCGCTCTCGGCGGCGCCGCTCTTCTACCCGGGCTCTCAGGGTGTGCTCCAGCGGGCGGCGCAGAGAGTTACCCGCTGAAGTTCTGGCATCTGCTCTCGGGCGGCGACGGAATCGTCATGGCCGGACTCGTCGATGCGGCCAACGGGGCCAACCCCGAGTTCTACGCGGCCCAGACCGTGCTCGCCTGGGGGACGCCGTACTACACCAAGCTCGCCATGGCATCCGTCGGCGGCAGGGCACCGGACGTCGCCATCATGCACGCGTCCCGGCTTCCGGGATACGCCCCCGGCGGTTTGTTGGACCCGTGGGACACCGAGCTTCTCGCCGAGTTCGGAGTGACCGAGGACAACTTCCCGCCGCGCGTGTGGGAGAAGGGGATCATCGACGGCAAGCTGTACTCGGTCGCCCTCGACGCACACCCCTTCATCCTCATGTACAACACGGAGATTGCCGAGCAGGCGGGGGCGCTCGGCCCGGACGGGCAGCTGGTCGAGATCACCTCGCCCGAGCAATTCCTCGAAGTCGCGAGGGCCATGCAGGCGGTCACAGGTAAACACGGGTTGTCATACGGTTACCTCGGCGACGGAGCCCAGATGTGGCGGCTCTTCTACACGTTCTATAAGCAGCTCGGCGCTGACATGGTCCTCGAGAACGGCCAGGAAGCCCAGATCGACGAAGAAGCGGCCGTCACATCGCTCTCGTTCATCCAGCAGCTGCTCGATGGAACCATCGCCACGAAGAGTGGCGACTACGCCAGCGCTGTCGCGGAGTTCGTCAACGGCGAGAGCGGCATGTTCTTCACCGGAGTGTGGGAGTTGCCGACGGCGCAGAACGCGGGTTTCGCTTTCGACGCCCAGCCCATTCCGACGCTGTTCGGGACGCCGGCCGCCTACGCCGACTCCCACGCCTTCGTGCTCCCTCACCAGTCGACACCGGATGAAAACAAGCGGCGCGAGGTCTACCGCTTTGTCTCGGAGCTGTTCAAGGGATCGATCGACTGGGCAGGCGCCGGCCACATCCCCGGCTACCTGCCGGTGATTGACAGTGCCGAGTACGCGGATCTCATGCCGCAGGCGCATTACGCCGCTGCGGCCGAGGTGCTCAACTATGACCCCCCAGCGTGGTTCACAGGCTCCGGGTCGGATTTCCAGACCTACTTCGCGGAGAACGTCCAGGGCGTGTTCCTCTCCGGCGGTGACCCGGCCGAGGGAATCCGAGGGTTTGCCCGCCGATTGAATACGCTGCTCGCCAAGCCCAACCCGGTCGCCGGGTCCTGA
- a CDS encoding fatty acid desaturase family protein: MTAPATLGPVRRTTTRIDGMENPTNTFSSLLKTVREAGLLQRRRGFYIANLAILTVALIGLGVGFVLLGDSWYQLLIAAGLGIVLTQFAFVAHEASHRQVFESGPANDRLGRILADAVVGISYAWWMNKHTRHHANPNTVGKDPDIEIDTISFIEEDAAKAKGVLGFITRRQGYLFFPLLTFEGLNLHFRSIVTLFTAEKVDKRWLELSLIALRLSIYIAILFIFLPVGMAFAFFGVQMAVFGVYMGASFAPNHKGMPLIQEGAKVDFLSKQVLTSRNIRGFGMSYFMGGLNYQIEHHLFPSMPRPHLKRAREIVIEHCRNLGVPYTETSLVRSYAIVIDYLNRVGLSARDPFDCPMVNQFRRP, from the coding sequence ATGACTGCTCCCGCTACCCTTGGCCCTGTTCGTCGCACGACCACGCGCATCGATGGGATGGAGAATCCCACCAATACGTTCTCTTCATTGCTGAAGACGGTTCGCGAAGCCGGGCTGCTTCAGCGCCGGCGCGGTTTCTACATCGCTAACCTCGCCATTCTCACCGTCGCCCTCATCGGACTCGGTGTCGGCTTCGTTCTTCTCGGCGACTCCTGGTACCAGCTGCTCATCGCAGCCGGACTCGGCATTGTGCTGACCCAGTTCGCCTTCGTGGCGCACGAGGCGTCGCATCGCCAGGTATTCGAGTCCGGGCCGGCCAACGACCGCCTCGGCCGGATCCTCGCCGACGCCGTTGTCGGCATCAGCTACGCCTGGTGGATGAACAAGCACACGCGCCACCACGCGAACCCCAACACTGTTGGCAAGGACCCGGACATCGAGATCGACACGATCTCGTTCATCGAGGAAGACGCCGCCAAGGCGAAGGGCGTGCTCGGCTTCATCACTCGCAGGCAGGGATACCTCTTTTTCCCGCTGTTGACCTTCGAGGGCCTCAACCTCCACTTCCGCTCCATCGTGACGCTGTTCACCGCGGAGAAGGTCGACAAGCGCTGGCTCGAACTGTCGCTCATCGCCCTGCGTCTCAGCATCTACATCGCGATCCTCTTCATCTTCCTTCCCGTCGGAATGGCCTTCGCCTTCTTCGGGGTCCAGATGGCGGTCTTCGGCGTGTACATGGGTGCATCGTTCGCCCCCAACCACAAGGGGATGCCGCTGATCCAGGAAGGCGCGAAGGTTGACTTCCTGTCGAAGCAGGTTCTCACCAGCCGCAACATCCGTGGGTTTGGCATGAGCTACTTCATGGGCGGCCTCAACTACCAGATCGAACACCACCTCTTCCCGAGCATGCCGAGGCCGCACCTCAAGCGCGCGCGGGAGATCGTGATCGAGCACTGCAGGAACCTCGGCGTTCCGTACACCGAGACGTCGCTCGTGCGCTCGTACGCGATAGTCATCGACTACCTGAACCGGGTTGGACTCTCGGCACGCGACCCGTTCGACTGCCCCATGGTCAACCAGTTCCGCCGCCCGTAA
- a CDS encoding cold-shock protein: MATGTVKWFNAEKGFGFIAPDDGSADVFAHFSAIASSGFRSLEENQKVEFETATGPKGLQAENIRPL; encoded by the coding sequence ATGGCAACAGGAACCGTCAAGTGGTTTAACGCAGAAAAAGGCTTCGGATTCATCGCTCCCGATGACGGAAGCGCCGACGTGTTCGCGCACTTCTCGGCCATCGCTTCCAGCGGCTTCCGCTCGCTCGAAGAGAACCAGAAGGTTGAATTCGAAACCGCAACGGGCCCCAAGGGCCTGCAGGCTGAGAACATTCGCCCGCTCTAA
- a CDS encoding ABC-F family ATP-binding cassette domain-containing protein has translation MAHLLGAEQLHLEYPTRVIFDSVTAGVNEGDRIGVVGRNGDGKSTLLSLLAGRLEPDGGRVTRRRGITVGVLDQRDEQPDDLTVSAAIVGTIEEHEWAGSSRVRDVIAGLVQDIPWHATIGSLSGGQRRRVALAALLVGDWDVIFLDEPTNHLDVEGIAWLAGHLKKRWAANAGGLIVVTHDRWFLDEVCTQTWEVHDQIIEPFEGGYAAYILQRVERDRMAAASESRRQNLMRKELAWLRRGAPARTTKPKFRMDAAADLIADEPPPRNTVALTQLATSRLGKDVVDLIDAGVVYPDPESESGWRTVLKDIEWRIAPGERTGILGVNGAGKSTLLGLVTGDVKPTSGTVKRGKTVRIASLTQQLDELKEIEHERVSTVVGMQKAAYVAGDKELTPGQLLERMGFTSAQLSTPVKDLSGGQRRRLQLLLILLDEPNVLILDEPTNDLDTDMLAAIEDLLDSWPGTLLVVSHDRYLLERVTDQQYAVLNGHLRHLPGGVDEYLALRSGQAAAPLIAPLAGDAAAAAGGAPKLGGADLRNAQKEIASIERKLQKARQKVVDTHELLANADQTAYTALGELTDTVSALETTIVDLETRWLELSELLE, from the coding sequence GTGGCCCATCTACTCGGAGCTGAACAGCTCCACCTTGAATACCCAACCCGCGTGATCTTCGACTCCGTCACTGCCGGGGTGAACGAAGGCGACAGGATCGGCGTTGTCGGACGCAACGGCGACGGCAAGTCGACCCTGCTCTCGCTTCTCGCCGGACGCCTCGAGCCCGACGGCGGACGAGTGACGCGTCGCAGGGGAATCACCGTCGGCGTCCTCGATCAGCGCGACGAGCAACCCGACGATCTCACCGTCTCCGCTGCAATCGTTGGCACGATCGAGGAACACGAGTGGGCCGGTTCCTCCCGGGTCCGCGACGTGATCGCCGGGCTCGTCCAGGACATCCCCTGGCACGCCACGATCGGGTCGTTGTCGGGCGGACAGCGCCGCCGCGTCGCACTCGCTGCCCTCCTCGTCGGTGACTGGGACGTTATCTTCCTCGATGAGCCCACGAACCACCTCGATGTCGAGGGAATCGCCTGGCTTGCCGGACACCTCAAGAAGCGGTGGGCGGCAAATGCCGGCGGCCTCATCGTCGTCACCCACGACCGGTGGTTTCTCGATGAGGTGTGCACCCAGACGTGGGAGGTGCACGACCAGATCATCGAACCCTTCGAGGGCGGTTACGCCGCGTACATCCTCCAGCGCGTCGAGCGTGACCGCATGGCGGCGGCATCCGAATCACGCAGGCAGAACCTCATGCGGAAGGAACTGGCCTGGCTGCGCCGCGGTGCTCCCGCCCGGACCACGAAGCCCAAGTTCCGGATGGATGCCGCCGCCGACCTGATCGCCGATGAGCCACCGCCCCGCAATACCGTCGCGCTCACCCAGCTCGCCACGTCGCGTCTCGGCAAGGACGTCGTCGACCTGATCGACGCCGGCGTCGTCTATCCGGACCCCGAGTCGGAATCCGGCTGGAGGACCGTGCTCAAGGACATCGAGTGGCGGATCGCACCGGGGGAGCGCACCGGCATCCTCGGTGTCAATGGAGCGGGCAAGTCGACCCTGCTCGGACTCGTCACCGGCGATGTGAAACCGACGTCGGGAACCGTGAAGCGGGGCAAGACGGTACGTATTGCGAGCCTCACCCAGCAGCTCGATGAACTGAAGGAAATCGAGCACGAACGGGTCTCGACGGTCGTTGGTATGCAGAAGGCGGCATATGTCGCCGGCGATAAGGAACTCACGCCCGGCCAGTTGCTCGAACGGATGGGATTCACGAGCGCGCAGCTCTCCACACCGGTCAAGGACCTCTCGGGCGGCCAGCGCCGCCGGCTCCAGCTGCTGCTGATCCTCCTCGACGAACCGAACGTTCTGATCCTCGATGAGCCGACGAACGACCTGGACACCGACATGCTCGCCGCGATCGAGGACCTCCTCGACTCGTGGCCGGGGACGCTTCTTGTCGTCTCTCACGACAGGTACCTGCTTGAGCGGGTCACCGACCAGCAATACGCCGTTCTCAACGGACACCTCCGGCACCTGCCGGGCGGCGTCGACGAGTACCTCGCGCTCAGGTCAGGGCAGGCGGCGGCACCGCTGATCGCGCCGCTCGCCGGTGACGCGGCTGCAGCGGCCGGCGGGGCGCCCAAACTCGGGGGAGCAGACCTCAGGAACGCGCAAAAGGAGATCGCATCGATCGAGCGCAAACTCCAGAAGGCCAGGCAGAAGGTCGTCGATACCCACGAGCTTCTGGCGAACGCCGACCAGACCGCCTACACGGCGCTGGGGGAACTGACCGATACGGTCAGTGCGCTCGAGACGACGATCGTCGATCTCGAGACCCGCTGGCTCGAACTGTCCGAGCTGCTCGAGTAG